Proteins encoded in a region of the Micropterus dolomieu isolate WLL.071019.BEF.003 ecotype Adirondacks linkage group LG09, ASM2129224v1, whole genome shotgun sequence genome:
- the ubqln4 gene encoding ubiquilin-4, which translates to MADQGAADPGNNNNNKPEASEGTIIKVTVKTPKDKEEIAIAEDASVTQFKEEISRRFKAKQDQLVLIFAGKILKDGDSLSQHGIKDGLTVHLVIKTAHKAGDGGSTSASSSSSTQAGNTSTSSPGTNPSSTAGSTGTAPPPTQTPNILTGFGDLAGLSGLGMGSANFMELQQQMQRQLMSNPEMLSQIMENPLVQNMMSNPDLMRQMIMANPQMQQLMERNPEISHMLNNPELMRQTMELARNPAMMQEMMRNQDRALSNLESIPGGYNALRRMYTDIQEPMFSAAREQFGSNPFSALGGNLESGVQPSRTENREPLPNPWGPPNSSNPSESGGGTTGSTSTTGGTTPSVSNPLGINPGSLGNGMFNSPGMQSLLQQISENPQLMQNMLSAPYMRSMMQSLSQNPELASQVLMNNPLFAGNPQLQDQFRAQLPIFLQQMQNPEALSVMTNPRAMQALMQIQQGLQTLQTEAPGLMPSLMSGGVPGIPTGGVPGIPTGGVPGIPTGGGMPTENPASSPSSAGTNATQQQLMQQMLQMFAGGAGGGGGSATTQTPEVRFQSQLDQLSAMGFINREANLQALIATGGDINAAIERLLGSQPS; encoded by the exons TTTAAAGAAGAGATCTCGAGGCGATTCAAAGCCAAACAGGACCAATTGGTTCTGATTTTTGCAGGGAAGATCTTGAAGGACGGCGACAGCCTCAGCCAACACGGCATCAAGGATGGCCTGACAGTTCACCTAGTCATAAAGACAGCACACAA GGCAGGAGATGGCGGTAGCACCTCTGCCTCTAGCTCATCCTCCACTCAAGCAGGCAATACCTCCACCTCTAGTCCAGGTACCAACCCCTCTTCTACAGCAGGCTCCACTGGCACCGCTCCACCACCCACACAGACGCCTAACATATTAA CTGGCTTTGGTGACCTGGCTGGTCTGTCTGGACTAGGCATGGGCTCAGCTAATTTCATGGAACTGCAGCAGCAGATGCAGAGGCAGCTCATGTCCAACCCTGAGATGCTTTCTCAGATCATGGAAAACCCGCTGGTGCAGAACATGATGTCCAATCCAGACCTGATGAGACAGATGATCATGGCCAATCCTCAGATGCAACAGCTGATGGAACGCAACCCTGAGATCTCCCACATGCTCAATAATCCTGAGCTCATGAGACAG ACCATGGAGCTGGCCAGGAACCCGGCCATGATGCAGGAAATGATGCGGAACCAAGACCGGGCTCTGAGCAACTTGGAGAGCATCCCAGGAGGTTACAATGCCTTGCGGAGGATGTACACAGACATCCAGGAACCCATGTTCAGTGCTGCCAGGGAACAG TTTGGCAGCAACCCATTCTCAGCTCTAGGTGGGAACTTGGAGTCTGGTGTCCAGCCGTCACGGACAGAGAACCGAGAGCCCCTGCCCAATCCATGGGGGCCACCAAATTCTTCTAACCCCTCTGAGAGTGGAGGGGGCACCACAGGAAGCACTAGCACCACTGGGGGCACCACCCCTAGTGTGTCCAACCCTCTGGGCATCAATCCTGGCAGTCTTGGCAACG GGATGTTCAACAGCCCGGGCATGCAGAGCCTACTGCAGCAGATCTCAGAAAACCCTCAGCTGATGCAGAACATGCTGTCTGCGCCCTACATGCGCAGTATGATGCAGTCATTGTCTCAAAACCCAGAGTTGGCCTCCCAG GTTTTGATGAATAACCCCTTGTTTGCCGGAAACCCACAGCTGCAGGACCAATTCAGAGCTCAGTTGCCAATATTTCTGCAGCAG ATGCAGAACCCAGAAGCCCTGTCAGTAATGACCAATCCTCGGGCCATGCAAGCTCTAATGCAGATCCAGCAGGGTCTACAGACACTGCAGACAGAAGCACCAGGCCTCATGCCCAG TTTGATGTCAGGTGGAGTTCCTGGCATACCCACAGGTGGAGTTCCTGGCATACCCACAGGTGGAGTTCCTGGCATACCCACTGGAGGGGGCATGCCCACAGAGAACCCGGCTTCCTCACCTAGCAGTGCGGGAACAAACgccacacagcagcagctgatgcAACAGATGCTGCAGATGTttgctggaggagctggaggaggaggaggaagtgcaacg ACCCAGACCCCAGAGGTGCGATTCCAGTCCCAGCTGGACCAGCTGAGCGCCATGGGCTTCATCAACCGCGAGGCCAACCTGCAGGCCCTCATCGCTACTGGAGGAGACATCAACGCCGCTATTGAGAGACTGCTGGGCTCACAGCCCTCGtaa